A single genomic interval of Camelina sativa cultivar DH55 chromosome 11, Cs, whole genome shotgun sequence harbors:
- the LOC104725594 gene encoding chaperone protein ClpC1, chloroplastic-like (The sequence of the model RefSeq protein was modified relative to this genomic sequence to represent the inferred CDS: added 26 bases not found in genome assembly), with the protein MAMATRVLAQSTPPSLACYQRNVPSRGSGRSRRSVKMMCSQLQVSGSRMQGFMGLRGRNALDTLGSTRQDFHSKVRQSMNVPKGKASRCTVKAMFERFTEKAIKVIMLAQEEARRLGHNFVGTEQILLGLIGEGTGIAAKVLKSMGINLKDARVEVEKIIGRGSGFVAVEIPFTPRAKRVLELSLEEARQLGHNYIGSEHLLLGLLREGEGVAARVLENLGADPSNIRTQVIRMVGENNEVTANVGGGSSNNKMPTLEEYGTNLTKLAEEGKLDPVVGRQPQIERVVQILGRRTKNNPCLIGEPGVGKTAIAEGLAQRIASGDVPETIEGKKVITLDMGLLVAGTKYRGEFEERLKKLMEEIRQSDEIILFIDEVHTLIGAGAAEGAIDAANILKPALARGELQCIGATTLDEYRKHIEKDPALERRFQPVKVPEPTVDETIQILKGLRERYEIHHKLRYTDDSLVAAAQLSYQYISDRFLPDKAIDLIDEAGSRVRLRHAQVPEEARELEKELRQITKEKNEAVRGQDFEKAGTLRDREIELRAEVSAIQAKGKEMSKAESETGEEGPMVTESDIQHIVSSWTGIPVEKVSTDESDRLLKMEETLHKRIIGQDEAVKAISRAIRRARVGLKNPNRPIASFIFSGPTGVGKSELAKALAAYYFGSEEAMIRLDMSEFMERHTVSKLIGSPPGYVGYTEGGQLTEAVRRRPYTVVLFDEIEKAHPDVFNMMLQILEDGRLTDSKGRTVDFKNTLLIMTSNVGSSVIEKGGRRIGFDLDYDEKDSSYNRIKSLVTEELKQYFRPEFLNRLDEMIVFRQLTKLEVKEIADILLKEVFERLKKKEIELQVTERFKERVVDEGYNPSYGARPLRRAIMRLLEDSMAEKMLAREIKEGDSVIVDVDAEGTVTVLNGGSGTPTTSLEEQEDSLPVA; encoded by the exons ATGGCTATGGCCACAAGGGTGCTGGCTCAATCTACTCCACCGTCTTTGGCCTGTTACCAGAGGAATGTCCCCTCTCGTGGTTCTGGTAGATCGAGAAGATCGGTCAAAATGATGTGTAGTCAGCTACAAGTGTCTGGCTCAAGAATGCAAGGGTTTATGGGATTACGTGGGAGAAATGCCTTAGATACTCTAGGAAGTACCCGTCAAG ATGAATGTGCCCAAGGGGAAAGCGAGCCGGTGTACCGTGAAAGCAATGTTTGAAAGATTTACTGAGAAGGCTATCAAAGTTATTATGCTTGCTCAGGAGGAAGCTAGAAGACTAGGCCACAATTTTGTGGGAACCGAACAAATTCTTCTTGGTCTCATTGGTGAAGGTACTGGTATTGCTGCTAAAGTTTTGAAATCTATGGGGATTAACCTAAAAGATGCACGTGTGGAGGTTGAGAAGATTATTGGAAGGGGCAGTGGCTTTGTTGCTGTTGAGATCCCTTTCACTCCTCGTGCCAAGCGTGTTCTTGAACTCTCACTAGAGGAAGCTCGCCAACTTG GTCACAACTACATTGGATCCGAGCACCTTCTGCTTGGGTTGCTACGTGAAGGTGAAGGTGTTGCAGCTAGAGTCCTTGAGAATTTAGGTGCTGATCCTAGTAATATTCGCACTCAG GTGATACGCATGGTGGGTGAGAACAATGAGGTAACCGCTAACGTTGGGGGAGGAAGCAGTAACAATAAGATGCCAACCCTTGAAGAGTACGGGACAAACTTGACGAAACTGGCTGAGGAG GGTAAATTGGACCCAGTTGTTGGAAGGCAGCCGCAAATAGAACGTGTGGTGCAAATTCTTGGCAGGAGAACCAAGAACAACCCTTGTCTTATTGGAGAACCTGGTGTTGGTAAGACAGCTATTGCTGAAGGACTTGCGCAACGTATTGCCAGTGGAGATGTTCCTGAAACCATTGAAGGGAAGAAG GTTATAACACTTGACATGGGTCTTCTAGTTGCTGGAACAAAATATCGTGGAGAGTTtgaagagagattaaaaaagcTTATGGAGGAAATTAGACAGAGCGACGAGATAATCTTGTTTATCGATGAAGTGCATACTTTGATTGGGGCTGGAGCAGCGGAAGGTGCAATTGATGCAGCTAACATTTTGAAACCAGCTCTCGCTAGAGGTGAATTGCAG TGCATTGGAGCGACAACATTAGATGAATACCGAAAGCACATTGAGAAAGACCCTGCGTTGGAAAGAAGATTCCAGCCAGTTAAAGTACCTGAACCTACAGTGGATGAAACTATTCAAATCCTTAAGGGTCTGCGAGAGCGATATGAAATTCACCACAAGCTTCGTTACACTGACGATTCTTTAGTAGCAGCTGCTCAGTTGTCATACCAGTATATAAG TGATCGTTTCCTTCCTGACAAGGCAATTGACTTGATCGATGAAGCTGGTTCTCGGGTTCGACTTCGTCATGCACAG GTCCCGGAGGAAGCTAGGGAGCTTGAGAAGGAGCTTAGGCAGATaacaaaggagaagaatgaAGCTGTCCGTGGCCAAGACTTTGAGAAG GCTGGGACACTTCGGGATAGAGAAATTGAACTTAGAGCTGAGGTATCTGCTATCCAAGCAAAAGGAAAGGAGATGAGCAAAGCAGAGAGTGAGACCGGTGAGGAAGGTCCTATGGTCACGGAGTCAGACATCCAACACATTGTATCTTCATGGACTGGTATTCCCGTAGAGAAAGTATCAACTGATGAGTCTGATCGCCTTCTCAAGATGGAAGAAACCCTCCACAAACGTATCATAGGCCAAGATGAAGCTGTCAAAGCCATAAGCCGAGCCATTCGCCGTGCACGTGTTGGACTCAAGAACCCTAACCGTCCGATCGCTAGTTTCATATTCTCAGGTCCAACCGGTGTTGGGAAATCCGAGCTTGCCAAAGCTTTGGCAGCTTACTACTTTGGTTCTGAAGAAGCCATGATTCGTCTAGATATGAGTGAGTTCATGGAGAGGCACACTGTCTCCAAACTCATCGGTTCACCTCCTGGATACGTCGGATACACTGAAGGAGGTCAGCTAACAGAAGCGGTTAGACGTCGCCCTTACACAGTCGTTCTGTTCGACGAGATCGAGAAAGCCCATCCAGATGTTTTCAACATGATGCttcaaatccttgaagatggtagATTAACAGACAGCAAAGGAAGAACAGTTGACTTCAAAAACACACTTCTCATCATGACATCGAACGTTGGAAGTAGCGTGATCGAGAAAGGAGGAAGACGTATTGGGTTCGACTTGGACTACGACGAGAAAGACAGCAGTTACAACAGAATCAAGAGCCTTGTAACAGAGGAGCTGAAGCAGTACTTCAGACCAGAGTTCCTGAACAGGCTAGACGAGATGATCGTGTTCAGACAGCTAACAAAACTGGAAGTGAAAGAAATTGCTGACATCCTGTTGAAGGAAGTGTTCGAGAgactgaagaagaaagagattgagCTTCAGGTGACTGAGAGGTTCAAAGAGAGAGTAGTAGACGAAGGTTACAACCCTAGCTATGGAGCGAGACCGTTGAGAAGAGCCATCATGAGGCTGTTAGAGGATAGCATGGCAGAGAAAATGCTAGCGAGAGAGATCAAAGAAGGAGACTCAGTGATTGTGGACGTTGACGCTGAAGGTACCGTAACTGTGCTGAATGGTGGAAGTGGAACTCCCACTACATCCTTGGAGGAGCAGGAAGATTCTCTCCCCGTTGCTTGA
- the LOC104725593 gene encoding transcription factor bHLH137-like, with protein sequence MATFSYFQNYPHSLLDPLLFPTPNSSVDITGIIDQNILHSLPNVSTIEDTSVYPFLDEYNVGKTESDSFKKQANTTKTATTSSSSCDQLNNGPSTTTTNGKVRRRKIKNNSNSKEGVEGRKRKIQRSEVKEKRGSKEEPPKDYIHVRARRGQATDSHSLAERVRREKISERMRTLQKLVPGCDKVTGKALMLDEIINYVQTLQNQVEFLSMKLASTSPVVYDSDLDGLILTSEMGSPDVGTSFTNTMPPTTPIFPSLLDNSILHTHAQLQEGGGEEKEKFVDRSGFNDNSFCSFP encoded by the exons ATGGCAACTTTCTCTTATTTCCAAAACTACCCTCATTCCCTTCTTGATCCTCTTCTCTTCCCTACACCTAACTCCTCCGTTGATATCACTGGTATAATCGATCAAAATATTCTCCATTCACTACCAAACGTTTCTACAATCGAAGACACTTCCGTGTACCCTTTTCTTGATGAGTATAATGTTGGCAAAACCGAAAGCGATAGTTTTAAGAAACAGGCCAACACAACCAAAACCGCAACCACCAGCTCCTCTTCTTGCGACCAGCTGAACAATGGGCCATCGACCACCACCACTAATGGTAAAGTCCGTCGGAGGAAGATCAAAAACAATTCTAACTCTAAG gaaGGAGtagagggaagaaaaagaaaaatacagagaagTGAAgtcaaagagaagagaggaagcaaAGAAGAGCCTCCTAAAGATTACATTCACGTTCGAGCTAGAAGAGGCCAAGCTACTGATAGCCACAGCCTTGCTGAGAGG gtgagaagagaaaagataagtGAGCGGATGAGGACTCTGCAAAAGCTTGTTCCGGGCTGTGATAAG GTAACAGGGAAGGCCCTCATGTTGGATGAGATTATAAATTATGTTCAGACCTTGCAGAATCAAGTTGAG TTTCTGTCGATGAAGCTAGCTTCTACTAGTCCGGTGGTCTATGACTCCGACCTTGATGGCCTCATACTTACATCCGAG ATGGGATCCCCAGACGTAGGAACGTCTTTTACCAATACAATGCCACCAACTACTCCTATCTTCCCCTCACTATTGGATAATTCTATATTACACACACATGCACAGCTTCag GAAGggggaggagaagaaaaagagaagtttGTAGACAGAAGTGGGTTCAACGACAACAGCTTCTGTTCTTTCCCTTGA
- the LOC104728778 gene encoding chaperone protein ClpC1, chloroplastic-like produces the protein MFERFTEKAIKVIMLAQEEARRLGHNFMGTEQILLGLIGEGTGIAAKVLKSMGINLKDARVEVEKIIGRGSGFVAVEIPFTPRAKHVLELTLEEARQLGHNYIASEHLLLGLLREGESVAVRVLEKLGADPSNIRTQVIHMVGENNEVTANVGGGSSADPSNIRTQVIRMVGENNEVTANVGGGSSNNKMPTLEEYGTNLTKLAEEGKLDPVVGRQPQIERVVQILGRRTKNNPCLIGEPGVGKTAIAEGLAQHXLGLIGEGTGIAAKVLKSMGINLKDARVEVEKIIGRGSGFVAVEIPFTPRAKHVLELTLEEARQLGHNYIASEHLLLGLLREGESVAVRVLEKLGADPSNIRTQVIHMVGENNEVTANVGGGSSNNKMPTLEEYGTNLTKLAEEGKLDPVVGRQPQVERVVQILGRRTKNNPCLIGEPGVGKTAIAEGLAQRIASGDVPETIEGKKVITLDMGLLVAGTKYRGEFEERLKKLMEEIRQSDEIILFIDEVHTLIGAGAAEGAIDAANILKPALARGDMQCIGATTLDEYRKHIEKDPALERRFQPVKVPEPTVDETIQILKGLRERYEIHHKLRYTDDSLVAAAQLSYQYISDRFLADKAIDLIDEAGSQVQLRHAQVPEEAWELEKELRQIRKEKNEAVRGQDFEKAGALRDREIELTAEVSAIKAKGKEMTKAESETGEEGPMVTESDIQHTVSSWTGIPVEKVSTDESDRLLKMQRNYSNPQGSL, from the exons ATGTTTGAAAGATTCACTGAGAAGGCTATCAAAGTTATTATGCTTGCTCAGGAGGAAGCCAGAAGACTTGGCCACAATTTTATGGGAACTGAACAAATTCTTCTAGGTCTCATTGGTGAAGGTACTGGAATTGCTGCTAAAGTTTTGAAATCCATGGGGATTAACCTAAAAGATGCACGTGTGGAGGTTGAGAAGATTATTGGAAGGGGCAGTGGCTTTGTTGCTGTTGAGATCCCATTCACTCCTCGTGCCAAGCATGTTCTTGAACTCACTCTAGAGGAAGCTCGCCAACTTG GTCACAACTATATTGCATCCGAGCACCTTCTGCTTGGGTTGCTACGTGAAGGTGAAAGTGTTGCAGTTCGTGTCCTTGAAAAGTTAGGTGCTGATCCTAGTAATATTCGCACTCAG GTGATACACATGGTGGGTGAGAACAATGAGGTAACTGCTAACGTTGGGGGAGGAAGCA GTGCTGATCCTAGTAATATTCGCACTCAG GTGATACGCATGGTGGGTGAGAACAATGAGGTAACCGCTAACGTTGGGGGAGGAAGCAGTAACAATAAGATGCCAACCCTTGAAGAGTACGGGACAAACTTGACGAAACTGGCTGAGGAG GGTAAATTGGACCCAGTTGTTGGAAGGCAGCCGCAAATAGAACGTGTGGTGCAAATTCTTGGCAGGAGAACCAAGAACAACCCTTGTCTTATTGGAGAACCTGGTGTTGGTAAGACAGCTATTGCTGAAGGACTTGCGCAACATTNTCTAGGTCTCATTGGTGAAGGTACTGGTATTGCTGCTAAAGTTTTGAAATCCATGGGGATTAACCTAAAAGATGCACGTGTGGAGGTTGAGAAGATTATTGGAAGGGGCAGTGGCTTTGTTGCTGTTGAGATCCCATTCACTCCTCGTGCCAAGCATGTTCTTGAACTCACTCTAGAGGAAGCTCGCCAACTTG GTCACAACTATATTGCATCCGAGCACCTTCTGCTTGGGTTGCTACGTGAAGGTGAAAGTGTTGCAGTTCGTGTCCTTGAAAAGTTAGGTGCTGATCCTAGTAATATTCGCACTCAG GTGATACACATGGTGGGTGAGAACAATGAGGTAACTGCTAACGTTGGGGGAGGAAGCAGTAACAATAAGATGCCAACCCTTGAAGAGTACGGGACAAACTTGACGAAACTGGCTGAGGAG GGTAAATTGGACCCAGTTGTTGGAAGGCAGCCGCAAGTAGAACGTGTGGTGCAAATTCTTGGCAGGAGAACCAAGAACAACCCTTGTCTTATTGGAGAACCTGGTGTTGGTAAGACAGCTATTGCTGAAGGACTTGCGCAACGTATTGCCAGTGGAGATGTTCCTGAAACCATTGAAGGGAAGAAG GTTATAACACTTGACATGGGTCTTCTAGTTGCTGGAACAAAATATCGTGGAGAGTTtgaagagagattaaaaaagcTTATGGAGGAAATTAGACAGAGCGACGAGATAATCTTGTTTATCGATGAAGTGCATACTTTGATTGGGGCTGGAGCAGCGGAAGGTGCAATTGATGCAGCTAACATTTTGAAACCAGCTCTCGCTAGAGGTGACATGCAG TGCATTGGAGCGACAACGTTAGATGAATACAGAAAGCACATTGAGAAAGACCCTGCATTGGAAAGAAGATTCCAGCCAGTGAAAGTACCTGAACCTACCGTGGATGAAACTATTCAAATCCTTAAGGGACTGCGAGAGCGATATGAAATTCACCACAAGCTTCGTTACACTGACGATTCTTTAGTAGCAGCTGCTCAGTTGTCATACCAGTATATAAG TGATCGTTTCCTTGCTGACAAGGCAATTGACTTGATCGATGAAGCTGGTTCTCAGGTTCAACTTCGTCATGCACAG GTCCCGGAGGAAGCTTGGGAGCTTGAGAAAGAGCTTAGGCAGATaagaaaggagaagaatgaAGCTGTCCGTGGCCAAGACTTTGAGAAG gCTGGGGCACTTCGGGATAGAGAAATTGAACTTACAGCGGAGGTATCTGCTATCAAAGCAAAGGGAAAGGAGATGACCAAAGCAGAGAGTGAAACCGGTGAGGAAGGTCCTATGGTCACGGAGTCAGACATCCAACACACTGTATCTTCGTGGACTGGTATTCCCGTAGAGAAAGTATCAACCGATGAGTCTGATCGCCTTCTCAAGATGCAAAGAAACTATTCAAATCCTCAAGGGTCTCTCTGA